AGCGCGAGATCTCGGCGGTCGCGGCATCCTCCATCAGGTCGTCGATCGCGACGGCGCCCAGGGCCCCGCAGCCACGCCTCGAGGTAGCGGATCGCCACCGACACGTTGCCGCGCACGCCCGCCGTGGTCACGGGCAGACCGATCCGCAGATCCAGCAGGTCGGCGGGGTCGACCGACACGTCCTCGCGGAGGCGTCCGAGCTGGTTCGGCTCGTCGCCGAGCACTGCGTCGAACTCGGCGCGGGCCACCGGGATGAGATCGGGGTGCGCGACCCAGGTGCCGTCGAAGCCGTCGCCGGCCTCGCGGCGCTTGTCGGCGGCGACCTTCTCGAACGCCGCCGTCGTCACCTCCGGCTTGCGGCGGTTGGGGATGAACGCGCTCATCCCGCCGATCGCGTACGCGCCCCGCTTGTGGCAGGTGTGCACGAGCAGCTCGGTGTAGGCGCGCATGAACGGCACCGTCATCGTGACCTCGCTGCGATCCGGCAGCACGAACCGCGCCCCGCGGCCACGGTAGGTCTTGATGATGGAGAAGATGTAGTCCCACCGTCCGGCGTTCAAGCCCGCGCAGTGGTCGCGGAGGGCGAAGAGGATCTCCTCCATCTCGAACGCCGCCGGCAGCGTCTCGATCAGCACGGTGGCCCGGATCGTGCCGTGGGCCAGGCCCAGCCGCTCCTCGGTGAAGGTGAAGACGTCGTCCCACAGCCGCGCCTCCTCGGCCGACTCGATCTTGGCGAGGTAGAAGTACGGACCCGCCCCCGCCGCGATCAGCGCGTGCGCGTTGTGGAACACGTACAGCCCGTAGTCGACGAGCGATCCGGATGCCGGCAGCTCACGGCCGGAGCGATCGATGAACGTCACATGCTTCTCGGGCAGGTGCCAGCCGCGCGGGCGCATCACGATCGTGGGCGTGCGCTCGGCGGTCACCTCGTAACGCTTGCCCTCGGCGTTCGTGAACGACAGCTGCCCGCGGATCGCGTCGAACAGCGACAGTTGCCCGCCGATGACGTTGCGCCAGGTCGGGCTCGTGGCATCCTCCTGGTCGGCCAACCACACCCGCGCGCCGGAGTTCAGCGCGTTGATGGTCATCTTGGGGTCGGTGGGGCCGGTGATCTCGACGCGGCGGTCTTCCAGCCCCGGGCCGGCGCCGGCCACGCGCCACGACGGGTCGTCGCGGATGTGCGCGGTGTCGGCACGGAAGTGCGGGTCGTCGCCCGTGCCGATCTCGAAGCGGCGGCGCTCGCGGGCCGCGAGGCGGTCGTGGCGGCGCCGCGCGAAGCGGTCGTGCAGCTCGGTGAGGAATGCGATCGCCGCGGGCGTGAGGATGTCGGCATCCCGGCCCTCCAGCGGACGTTCGAGACGCAGGTGAGGGACGGATGCCGCGGGCTGCGGTGTCGCGGTCTGCGGCGTCGCGCCGGCAGGTGTCGTGGTGGTCGGGGGAGTGGTGATGAGGGTCATGGTCATGTCTTTCTGCGTCGTCGGCGCCCCACGCCGCCTCCCGAGATGTCGAGTGTCCAGAACACGCCGTATGACATGAGGCCGATACGGCGTGTCTTGGACACTCAACGGAAGGGGGGCGAGGGGCGCGGGGGGTCAGTGGAACTGGGCGGTCTCGGTGGAGCCGGCGAGGGCGAGGGTGGCGCTGTCGGGGTTGAGCGCGGTGGAGACGACGTCGAAGTAGCCGGTGCCCGCCTCGCGCTGGTGGCGCGTGGCGGTGTACCCGTTGGCTTCGGCGGCGAACTCGGCCTCCTGCAGCTCGACGTACGCGCTCATGGCGCGTTCGGCGTAGCCGCGGGCGAGGTCGAACATCGAGTGGTTCACGGCGTGGAAGCCGGCCAGGGTGATGAACTGGAAGGCGTAGCCCAGCGACGCCAGCTCGGCCTGGAACGTCGCGATCTGCGCATCGTCGAGGTGGCGCTTCCAGTTGAAGCTCGGCGAGCAGTTGTACGCCAGCTTCTTGCCGGGGTAGCGGGCGTGGATCGCCTCGGCGAAGCGGCGCGCGAGCTCGATGTCGGGCTCGCCGGTCTCCACCCACAGCAGGTCGGCGTAGGGCGCGAAGGCGAGGCCGCGGGCGGTGACGGCGTCCAGTCCCGGGCGCACCCGGTAGAACCCCTCGGTCGTGCGCTCGCCGGTGAGGAATTCGGCATCCCGCTCGTCGACGTCGCTCGTGAGCAGGTCGGCCGCCAGGGCGTCGGTGCGCGCGATGATCACGGTCGGCACTCCGGCGACGTCGGCGGCGAGACGCGCGGCGTTGAGCGTGCGGATGTGCTGCTGGATCGGCACGAGCACCTTGCCGCCGAGGTGGCCGCACTTCTTCTCGCTCGCGAGCTGGTCCTCCCAGTGGATGCCGGCGGCTCCGGCCTGGATGAGCGACTGCGCGAGCTCGTAGGCGTTGAGCGGGCCGCCGAAGCCGGCCTCGGCATCCGCGACGATGGGGGCGAGCCAGTCCTGCGTCACCTCGCCCTCGGCGCGTTCGATCTGGTCCTGCCGCAGCAGGGCGTTGTTGATGCGACGGACCACCGCGGGCACGCTGTTGGCCGGGTACAGGCTCTGGTCGGGGTAGGTCTGCCCCGCGAGGTTGCCGTCGGCGGCGACTTGCCAGCCGCTGAGGTAGATGGCCTTGAGCCCGGCGCGCACCTGCTGCACGGCCTGGCCGCCGGTGTAGGCGCCGAGAGCACGGACGTACTCCTCGGTGTGGATGAGGTTCCAGAGGTTCTCGGCCCCGCGGCGGGCGAGCGTCGCCTCTTCGCGCACGGTGCCGCGCAGGCGGACGACGTCGTCGGCCGAGAACGTGCGCTCGATACCGTCCCAGCGGGGGTCGGCCTCCCACGAGGCGCGGAGCTCGGCGGCGGTCTCGGTCTGGTCGCCGGGGCGCAGGGGGGTGATCGTCATGAGCTTCTCCTTCGGATGCCGGGGCGTCGGTGCCCCGTGACGACCACTGTGGGCGAAGATCAACGCCCTGAAACCGCATCCGCGTTGTGAAGATTGACCGATCTTCTGCGGCTGTGAGACTCTGGCGTATGGACACCGGCGTCTCGATTTCTTCGGCATCCCTTCCGCTCGACGATGAAGAGGTGGACACCCTCACCATCGGCCGACGCATCCGGCAGCTGCGCACCGCCCGCGGGATGACGCTCGACGATCTCGCCGGGGCGGTCGGCCGCGCTCCGAGCCAGATGTCGATGATCGAGAACGGTCGCCGAGAGGCCAAGCTCACCCTCCTCCAGGCGATCGCCCGCGCGCTGGAGTGCAAGCTCGACCAGATCCTGGATGCCGAGCCCCTCGACGCCCGCGCCACCCTCGAGCTGTCGGTCGAGCGGGCGATGCGCGGGCAGACGTTCCAAGCGCTCGGGATCGCGCCGTTCCGGGTCGGCCGGTCGGTGCCCGACGAGGCGCTCGCCGCGATGCTGGCGCTGCAGGCCGAGATCGAGCGCCTGCGGGAGGAACGCTCGGCGACGCCCGAAGAGGCGCGACGCGCCAACGTCGCCCTCCGCCGCCTGATGCGCACGCAGGACAACCACTTCGCCGAGCTCGAGACCGTGGCATCCGAGATGCTCACGGCGATCGATCACCCCGGCGGCCCGCTGACGCAGCGCGGGGCGAGCGACATCGCCGCGCACCTCGGCTTCTCGCTGCACTACGTGCCCGATCTGCCGTCGTCGACGCGGAGCATCGCGGATGCCAAGAACGGTCGGCTGTACCTGTCGACGACGGTCGCGAAGGGCGACCCGCGCGCGGCCGTTTTGCAGGCCCTGTCGAGCCGGATCCTGGGTCATGGCGAGCCGACGAGCTACGACGAGTTCCTGCGTCAGCGCGTGGAGACGAACTACCTCACCGGGGCGCTGCTCATGCCCGAGAAGCACGTGGTCGCGGCCCTGCGCGAGGCGAAGGAGCGGCGGGCGATCAGCATCGAGGACCTCCGCGACGCCTACTCGGTGTCGTACGAGACCGCGGCACACCGCTTCACGAACCTCGCGACCGTGCACCTCGGCATCCCGGTGCACTTCCTGAAGGTGCACGAGTCGGGGACGATCACGAAGGCGTACGAGAACGACGACGTGAACTTCCCCACCGACCGGCTCGGCTCGATCGAGGGGCAGATGTGCTGCCGCCGGTGGACGAGCCGCGTGGTCTTCGACGAGGACGACCTGTTCAACCCGTACTACCAGTACACCGACACCGGCAACGGCACGTACTGGTGCACCGCGCGCGTGGAGCAGTCGAGCGAGGGTGCGCACTCGGTGAGCGTGGGGGTGCGGTTCGACGACACGCGGTGGTTCCGCGGGCGCGACACACCCAACCGCGGGGTGTCGCGGCATTCGGTCGAGACGTGCTGCCGCCGGGCTCCCGCCGACCTCGAGGCCCAGTGGCGCGGGCAGGCGTGGCCGAACGTGCGCACCCCGCGGACGTTGCTGGCGACCCTGCCGACCGGGGCTTTCCCGGGCGTGGACACGACGGAGATGTACGAGTTCTTGCAGGCGCACGCCCCGGGGTGAGTGGAGCCGCGGGCGCGGCGTCGAGCCGGTCGGGCGGCAGTGTGCACCATGCACATTGAGGTCCGCGATCCGGGCGACATGCACATGGGCATCGGGGGATGCCGGCAATAACGTGTGCAGCACCCGCACCGTCCCTCTTCCGCAAAAGGACACTCCTATGGCACGTATGGCACACGCCGACGATTTCGCCCTCAGCCGCGTGACACCCGACGCCCAGAAGCACTGGTTCGGCATCGCCGTGCAGCGCTTCGGTCAGGTCTCGGCCCTGTCGCAGTTCCTCCTCGGCGCCACCCTCGGCTACGCCATGACCTTCGGCGAGGCGTTCCTCGCGCTGCTGCTCGGCTCGATCATCCTCGAAGTCATCATGTGCATCGTCGGCATCATCGGGCAGAAGGAGGGACTGAACACCGCGCTGCTGGCCCGCTGGACCGGCTTCGGCGAAATCGGCGCCTCGCTCGTCGGCCTCGCGATCGGCATCAGCCTCATCGGCTGGTTCGGCATCCAGTCGGCCATCTCGGCCGAGTCGCTCGACTCGCTGCTGCCGGGAGTCATGCCGATGTGGGCGTGGAGCCTGCTGTTCGGCCTCGCCGTCACCGCGATCGTCGCCGTCGGCTTCGTCGGCATGCAGTGGCTCGCCAACGTCACCGTGCCGCTGTTCCTCGTGCTCGTGGGCTGGTCGATCATCACCGAGCTCAGCAACCACTCGATCGGCGACCTGCTCACCTCGCCCGCCCCCGGACCCACCATGAGCGTGTGGCAGGGCACGGCGATCGTCGCCGGCGGCCTCATCGTCGGCGCGATCATCACCGCCGACATGACCCGCTTCAACCGTTCCAAGGCCGACGTCGTCAAGCAGACCGTCGTGGGCGTCTCGCTCGGGGAGTTCGTCATCGGCCTCTCGGGCGTGCTGCTCGCCCACGCCGCGCAGACGGGCAACATCGTCGCGATCGTCACCTCGTCGGTGGGCCTGGTGGGCCTGATCATCGTGATCACCGGCACGCTGAAGATCAACGACTGGAACCTCTACTCCTCGACGCTCGGCCTCGTGAACTTCATCTCCACCGCCTTCGGCAAGAACCTCCACCGCGTCAGCACCACCATCGTGCTCGGCGTCGTCGGCTCGATCCTCGCCGCCGCCGGCATCCTGTCGCAGTTCACCGGGTTCCTCATCATCCTCGGCGTCGTCTTCCCGCCCATCGCCGGCATCATGGTCGCCGAGTACTTCCTCGTGCGCCGCTGGCGCGGCGAGCTCGACGCCTCGCGCGCCGAGGGACGCCTGCCGAGCACCGCCCCGCGCCTGGTCCCCGTGACCCTCGTGGTCTGGCTGGTCTCGGCCCTGGTCGGCTACTTCGTGACCTGGGGCATCCCGGCGATCTCCTCGCTCGTGCTCTCGATCGTGCTGTACACCGTCGCCGGGAAGCTCGGCTGGGTGCGCGGTGTCGGCGAGGCGACGACCGCCCAGGCTCCCGTGCGCGACGCCGTCCCCGTGGCATCCTGACCCACCCTCCCCGAACGAGAAGAGCTCCACCCATGCACATCGGCATCGACGTCGGCGGCACCAACACCGACGCAGTGCTCATGGACGGCAAGGACACCCTCGCCGGCGTGAAGAAGTCCACCAGCCCGGATGTCACCACCGGCATCGTCGACGCGATCGCCGCCCTGCGCGCCGAGCGCGACTTCGCCGGCTCCGACATCGACGCGGTGATGATCGGCACGACCCACTTCATCAACGCGCTCGTGCAGGCCCAGCGGCTCGCACCGACCGCCGCGGTGCGGCTGGGCCTTCCCGCCACGAAGGCCCTGCCTCCGCTCGTGGACTGGCCGGGGGTGCTCACCGAGGCGATCCAGGCGCGCAGCTACTTGGCGCACGGCGGCTACGAGTTCGACGGGCGGCCCATCTCGCCGCTCGACGAAGACGAGCTGCGCGGCATCGCCGACGACATGAAGGCGCACGGCGTGCGCTCGGTGGCGATCTCGTCGGTGTTCTCGCCGGTCAACCACGACCTCGAGGTGCGTGCGGCCGAGATCCTCGGCGACGTGCTGGGACCGGACGTGGCGATCTCGCTCTCGCACGAGATCGGCCGGATCGGCCTGCTCGAGCGCGAGAACGCCACGATCATCAACGCCGCCCTGCGTGAACTCGCCTCCGAGATCGTCGACGGGCTCACCGCCGCGGTGCGCGCGGAGGGAATCGAAGCCCCGATCTTCCTCAGCCAGAACGACGGCACGCTGATGGACGAGGACTACGTGCGCCTCTACCCCGTCGCGACCTTCGCGTCGGGCCCGACCAACTCCATGCGCGGGGCCGCCCTCACCAGCGGCCTGCAGACGTGCGCGGTGGTCGACATCGGCGGCACGACGGCCGACATCGGTCTGCTCAACGCCGGGTTCCCGCGCGAGACGGCGAACGAGGTCAAGGTCGCCGGCATCCGCACCAACTTCCGGATGCCGGATGTGCTGTCGATCGGCATCGGCGGCGGATCGATCGTCGATCTCGACACCGGCGAGGTCGGCCCCGCATCGGTCGGGTACCGCCTGACCGAGGAGGCGCTGGTGTTCGGCGGCTCCACCCTCACCGCGACCGACATCGCCGTGGCGGCCGGGCGCGCGAACGTGGGCGACCCCTCACGCGTCGCGCACCTCGATCCCGCCTTCGTCGAGCGCGTGCTGACGCGCATCGCCGATCGTGTGGCCGAGGCCGTCGACCGGATGCGCACCTCGCCCGAGCCGATCCCGGTGGTCGCCGTCGGCGGTGGCAGCATCCTGCTCCCCGAGGAATTGCCGATGTTCGGTGCCGTGCACCGCCCGCGCAACTACGCCGTGGCCAACGCCATCGGCGCCTCGATCGCGCAGGTGGGCGGCGAGATCGACAAGGTCTACGCGATCGAGGCGGGCCGACGCGACGAGGGCATCGCCGCGATCCGCGCCGAGGCCGTCGACAAGGCGGTCGCCGCGGGCGCACGGCCGTCGTCGGTGTCGATCGTGGACTTCGACGAGGTGCCGATCCCGTACCTTCCGGGCAACGCCACCCGGGTGCGCGTGAAGGCGGTCGGCGACCTCGACATGGGCGTGCGGGCGTGAGCTGGCAGCTCACCCCGTCGCTCGTCGGCGACCTCGCCCGCGGTGCCGCCGTGCTCGGAACCGGGGGCGGGGGAGACCCCTACATCGGCGCGCTGCTGGCTCGCCGGGCGCTCGCCGCGCACGGGCCCGTGACGGTCGTCGGCCTCGACGAACTGCCCGACGACGCCCTCGTGCTCACCGTCGCGATGATGGGCGCCCCGACCGTCATGGTCGAGAAGCTCCCGAGCCTCGACGAGGTCGTCGCCCCCGTGCACGCGCTCGGTGCCTCGCTCGGGCGCCCGGTCACCCACATCGCGTGCGCCGAGGCGGGCGGGGTGAACTCCACCATCCCGATCGCCGCGGCGGCCGCCCTGGGCCTGCCTCTCCTGGATGCCGACGGCATGGGCCGTGCCTTCCCCGAGCTGCAGATGGTGCTGCCGACCCTCTACGGCGTCACCGCCTCGCCTCTCGCTTTCGCCGACGAGAAGGGCAACACCGCGGTGCTGTCGACCATCGACAACACCTGGACCGAGCGCATCGCCCGCGTCGCGTGCGTCGAGATGGGCTGCTCGGTCATGCTCGCCGGCTTCGCCATGTCGGGGGAGACCGCGCGCGAGGCGCTCGTGCCCGCGTCGCTGTCGGCGTGCCTGTCGATCGGACGCGGCATCGTCGAAGCCCGCGAGGCCAAGACCGACCCGGTCGCCGCGGTGATCGAGGCCCTTGGCGGGCGCGAGGTGTTCGCCGGAAAGGTGGTCGACGTCGAGCGGGGGACCACCGCGGGTTTCGCGCGCGGCAACGCCCGTATCGAGGGTCAGGGCGACACGCTCACACTGTCGTTCCAGAACGAGCACCTCATCGCGCGCACGACCGCCGGCATCCTGGTCACCACCCCCGACCTCATCATCGTGGTGGATGCCGAGAGCGCCGAGCCCATCACCACCGAGGGTCTGCGCTACGGCCAGCGCGTCCGCGTGATCGCCGCCCCCAGCGACGAGCGCTGGCACAGCGCGGAGGCCCTCGCCATGGTCGGGCCCGGCTACTTCGGCTACGACCTGCCGTCCCACCGCTTCGACGGCACCATCGAGAACCCGGAGATCGCCGCATGAGCTGGACCCTGACCGCCGCCGACCTGCCCGACCTGGCCCGTGGAGCGACGCTGCTCGGCACCGGCGGAGGCGGCGACCCCTACATCGGACAGAAGCTCGTGGAGCGCGTGCTCGGCGCGGGGAGCATCACGGTGCTCGACCCCGACGAGATCGCCGACGACATGTTCGTCATCCCCACCGCGCAGATGGGTGCGCCGACCGTGATGATCGAGAAGATCCCCGCGGGCACCGAGCCGACGCTGGCGCTGCGCACCCTCGAGAAGCACCTCGGTCGGACCGCCGACGCGACCATGCCGATCGAGTGCGGCGGCATCAATTCGATGATCCCGCTGCTCGTCGCGGCCGAGACGGGGCTTCCCGTGGTGGATGCCGACGGCATGGGTCGCGCG
The DNA window shown above is from Microbacterium proteolyticum and carries:
- a CDS encoding hydantoinase/oxoprolinase family protein, whose protein sequence is MHIGIDVGGTNTDAVLMDGKDTLAGVKKSTSPDVTTGIVDAIAALRAERDFAGSDIDAVMIGTTHFINALVQAQRLAPTAAVRLGLPATKALPPLVDWPGVLTEAIQARSYLAHGGYEFDGRPISPLDEDELRGIADDMKAHGVRSVAISSVFSPVNHDLEVRAAEILGDVLGPDVAISLSHEIGRIGLLERENATIINAALRELASEIVDGLTAAVRAEGIEAPIFLSQNDGTLMDEDYVRLYPVATFASGPTNSMRGAALTSGLQTCAVVDIGGTTADIGLLNAGFPRETANEVKVAGIRTNFRMPDVLSIGIGGGSIVDLDTGEVGPASVGYRLTEEALVFGGSTLTATDIAVAAGRANVGDPSRVAHLDPAFVERVLTRIADRVAEAVDRMRTSPEPIPVVAVGGGSILLPEELPMFGAVHRPRNYAVANAIGASIAQVGGEIDKVYAIEAGRRDEGIAAIRAEAVDKAVAAGARPSSVSIVDFDEVPIPYLPGNATRVRVKAVGDLDMGVRA
- a CDS encoding helix-turn-helix domain-containing protein gives rise to the protein MDTGVSISSASLPLDDEEVDTLTIGRRIRQLRTARGMTLDDLAGAVGRAPSQMSMIENGRREAKLTLLQAIARALECKLDQILDAEPLDARATLELSVERAMRGQTFQALGIAPFRVGRSVPDEALAAMLALQAEIERLREERSATPEEARRANVALRRLMRTQDNHFAELETVASEMLTAIDHPGGPLTQRGASDIAAHLGFSLHYVPDLPSSTRSIADAKNGRLYLSTTVAKGDPRAAVLQALSSRILGHGEPTSYDEFLRQRVETNYLTGALLMPEKHVVAALREAKERRAISIEDLRDAYSVSYETAAHRFTNLATVHLGIPVHFLKVHESGTITKAYENDDVNFPTDRLGSIEGQMCCRRWTSRVVFDEDDLFNPYYQYTDTGNGTYWCTARVEQSSEGAHSVSVGVRFDDTRWFRGRDTPNRGVSRHSVETCCRRAPADLEAQWRGQAWPNVRTPRTLLATLPTGAFPGVDTTEMYEFLQAHAPG
- a CDS encoding DUF917 domain-containing protein; translated protein: MSWQLTPSLVGDLARGAAVLGTGGGGDPYIGALLARRALAAHGPVTVVGLDELPDDALVLTVAMMGAPTVMVEKLPSLDEVVAPVHALGASLGRPVTHIACAEAGGVNSTIPIAAAAALGLPLLDADGMGRAFPELQMVLPTLYGVTASPLAFADEKGNTAVLSTIDNTWTERIARVACVEMGCSVMLAGFAMSGETAREALVPASLSACLSIGRGIVEAREAKTDPVAAVIEALGGREVFAGKVVDVERGTTAGFARGNARIEGQGDTLTLSFQNEHLIARTTAGILVTTPDLIIVVDAESAEPITTEGLRYGQRVRVIAAPSDERWHSAEALAMVGPGYFGYDLPSHRFDGTIENPEIAA
- the aceA gene encoding isocitrate lyase — its product is MTITPLRPGDQTETAAELRASWEADPRWDGIERTFSADDVVRLRGTVREEATLARRGAENLWNLIHTEEYVRALGAYTGGQAVQQVRAGLKAIYLSGWQVAADGNLAGQTYPDQSLYPANSVPAVVRRINNALLRQDQIERAEGEVTQDWLAPIVADAEAGFGGPLNAYELAQSLIQAGAAGIHWEDQLASEKKCGHLGGKVLVPIQQHIRTLNAARLAADVAGVPTVIIARTDALAADLLTSDVDERDAEFLTGERTTEGFYRVRPGLDAVTARGLAFAPYADLLWVETGEPDIELARRFAEAIHARYPGKKLAYNCSPSFNWKRHLDDAQIATFQAELASLGYAFQFITLAGFHAVNHSMFDLARGYAERAMSAYVELQEAEFAAEANGYTATRHQREAGTGYFDVVSTALNPDSATLALAGSTETAQFH
- a CDS encoding purine-cytosine permease family protein, translated to MARMAHADDFALSRVTPDAQKHWFGIAVQRFGQVSALSQFLLGATLGYAMTFGEAFLALLLGSIILEVIMCIVGIIGQKEGLNTALLARWTGFGEIGASLVGLAIGISLIGWFGIQSAISAESLDSLLPGVMPMWAWSLLFGLAVTAIVAVGFVGMQWLANVTVPLFLVLVGWSIITELSNHSIGDLLTSPAPGPTMSVWQGTAIVAGGLIVGAIITADMTRFNRSKADVVKQTVVGVSLGEFVIGLSGVLLAHAAQTGNIVAIVTSSVGLVGLIIVITGTLKINDWNLYSSTLGLVNFISTAFGKNLHRVSTTIVLGVVGSILAAAGILSQFTGFLIILGVVFPPIAGIMVAEYFLVRRWRGELDASRAEGRLPSTAPRLVPVTLVVWLVSALVGYFVTWGIPAISSLVLSIVLYTVAGKLGWVRGVGEATTAQAPVRDAVPVAS